From the genome of uncultured Fibrobacter sp.:
GCCTTCGGCATCGACGGCCTGGCGTTCTTCCATGACCGGGTTGCCATCGGCGTCAGTCACCTTGACAGTCTTGAGCACCGGAGCGCCGTTCTCGTCGAGCTTCGGCACCTTGATGGTCTTCATCTGGCCCTTTTCGTCGACTTCGGGTTCATAGACAACGTTGCCCTGGTCATCGAGTTCGGCCATACCGAAGGCCTTGAGCAGGCCTTCCTTCTTGAGCTTGGCTTCTTCGGGAGAAAGACCCTGTGCGGCCTTACCCATGATAATGTCCACCGGGTTGTTTTCACCCATACGCGGCAGAGTAAAGTTAATCGCGACAGCGACAACAAACGTCAGGAGATACCAGAACGCCTTCTGCAGGACATAGCGTAGCATAGGATATTGTTTAAGCATTTCACGTCCTTCTATTTAGCAAGCTTTAAGTTCCACAGGACCTTCGTACCCGAGGCAATCCACGGCAGCTGCGGCGGAGCGTACGGATTTTCGGCGGTGGGCCAGTTGGTCCACACGCGGTCGCTGAATTCGTAATACTGTTCCGGGAGGTAGGTCAGCGGGATAGACGGCTGGTCCTCCATGAAGATCTTGTTCAGTTCGCGGTAGGCTTCGGCCTTCTTGGCTTCGTCCGTCATGAGCGGAATGAGGCCCAAGAGGCTGTCCACTTCGGGACGGAACTCCGGAGTGCCCGGCTGGTTGTAACGGCCGATGTTGGTACCGGCCCAAGCGCCGAGCGGCTGCCAGTCGCGGCTGGCCATGACTTCGTTGAAACGGCTCCACGGGAGAGACGGAGAAACGTCGGCAGTCGGCTTGTGCATGATGAGGTCGAAGTTACCCGTACCCATCGCAGGCCAGTACTGGCCACCGTCCACGAAACCTTCGCGGATGTCGATACCGGCCTTACGCATGCCTTCGACAGCGATAGTCACGATAGATTCCCAGTCGGTCCAACCGGCAGGAGACGTGATGAAGAGGGTCGGGATCTTTTCGCCCTTGGCGTTGTAAGTACCGATAAGTTCGCCACCGTCGGTGAACTTGGACGAATAACCGGCTTCGGCGAGCATCGACTTGACCTGGTTGATGCGTTGGGCTTCGTCGGTGATACCGAGGTTTACACCCAGCTTCTGGTCTTCGGCGTTGATGTACTTGCCTTCGAGGTTCGTCGGCATGATGAGGCCCGGCTGGAGCGGCGTCGTGTAGTTGGACACGGCGAACATGCGGATAGCCGTATAGTCGATGGCCGTCGCAAGAGCGCGGCGGAAACGCTTGTCATTAAGCGGTTCCTTCATCGTGTTGATCATCATCATCGGCATGGCACCCGGAGCAAAGTACGGAGGGTCGTTGAACCAGGTATGGACACCGGCGCCCTTCTTGTGCCAAATGCGCGGGACAAAGCTCATAGAAGCGTCCAAGGCACCTTCGCGCAGCGCGATCGTGCTGTGGTCGTTGCTCTTGTAAATCGGGTGAACGATGTACTTGGGAGCCGGGAGCTGGCCGTTGTGGAGAGCGGCGTTGCCCCAGTAGTCGTCGCGGCGTTCAAGAATAATCTTGTTTGCAGAATAGTCCTTGATGTTGTACGGACCCGAAACCACCGGGTTCTTGTCCATCATCATCTTCTTGACTTCGTCGAGGCCCTTTTCGGCAATAAGCGGTTCGAAAATGTGGGCCGGGGCGATACGGATAGCCTGGAGCAAGTCGCGCACAGAAAGCGGGTTATTCCTCTGGGCCTTGTTCACGATGAAGGCGAGACGTTCGCCAATCATCTTGCGCTCGCCAGCCGTGTCCTCGGCTGCCGGTTCGGCATATAATGTGTCTACATGGATTGCGGAAATCTGTTCGGCGGTATTGATGGAACCCTTCGTGAACATGAACTTCACGTCGTTCGAGTTCACTTGCTTGCCGTCGCTCCAGGTCGCAGCCGGGTTCAAGTCAACCACGATGCTGTCGTTGTTGGACAGTTCCTCGACCAGGTGGCCAAGGAGGTCCTCAATCTGACCGTTCAGAGTGTTATAAGTAACAAGCGGTTCGTAAACCAGGTTGAAGCGTCCGCCGACAGGCCACGCGGCCATCCAGCTTTCTGCAAGCGGATTAAATGTCGCAGGGGCGCCCCATTGCTGGCCGGACAGGTACAGGGTTTCCTGACGAGGCAAAGCCCCTTCAGCCTGATCACTGCCACCGCACCCTGAAAAAACTGCTCCACTTGCCGAAAGCACTAAAGCCGTTCTGGCAATCGATTTCAATCCAATCATTGTGTCCTCTTTTATAAAGCATTGATATGCTTGTGATTAAAAATTCTTTCGTAATATAGATTTAAAATTTTTCCTTGTTTTTAAGGACCGAAAAAAAACTGTTTACAGCACCCCGAAAGAAAGCGCCTGAACCGCGTAAAAAAGGCAAATTGGGCACAATGTATCCCAAATTTTACAAAAAAGCGTGTCAATCGCCCATTTTTCTCAAGAATAAGAAACGCAATTTCGCCAACCTCTAAGAAGAAGTAGACCTTTCTATATTTCCCTAGCGGACTACGATGAAATCCATATTAAAAACCCTACAGATGGTTTTAACACTTGCGGGAGCATGCCTCGCAAGTGAACCCGCGCAGGAAAACAACCAACAACCCGAACAAGATCCCGAAATTTCCACGTTCCGCAGCCGGCTTTCGCTCCGGTTCCTGACTAACTACAATTTCGTATCTATCCAGAATTCCGCCTACGGCGACCAACCGCTGGAATCGAACCGTCCCCTGAACCTGGGCATCGGATTCGGATACGACAGCCTTTTTACTTTATTCGACAAATCCTGGGACCTGTCACTCGAATTCCGGTACAATCTCCCGTTCACGACATCTGACGGGCATACCAATTCCCATGCATTCGAATCAGGGCTCAACTTTTTCCCGGGCGACTGGTGGATTTCGGGAAACTTGCGCTACTACAGCGGATTCTCGACAAAAATCAAGGACGAGCCCAGGGACAGAATCAAA
Proteins encoded in this window:
- a CDS encoding ABC transporter substrate-binding protein — encoded protein: MIGLKSIARTALVLSASGAVFSGCGGSDQAEGALPRQETLYLSGQQWGAPATFNPLAESWMAAWPVGGRFNLVYEPLVTYNTLNGQIEDLLGHLVEELSNNDSIVVDLNPAATWSDGKQVNSNDVKFMFTKGSINTAEQISAIHVDTLYAEPAAEDTAGERKMIGERLAFIVNKAQRNNPLSVRDLLQAIRIAPAHIFEPLIAEKGLDEVKKMMMDKNPVVSGPYNIKDYSANKIILERRDDYWGNAALHNGQLPAPKYIVHPIYKSNDHSTIALREGALDASMSFVPRIWHKKGAGVHTWFNDPPYFAPGAMPMMMINTMKEPLNDKRFRRALATAIDYTAIRMFAVSNYTTPLQPGLIMPTNLEGKYINAEDQKLGVNLGITDEAQRINQVKSMLAEAGYSSKFTDGGELIGTYNAKGEKIPTLFITSPAGWTDWESIVTIAVEGMRKAGIDIREGFVDGGQYWPAMGTGNFDLIMHKPTADVSPSLPWSRFNEVMASRDWQPLGAWAGTNIGRYNQPGTPEFRPEVDSLLGLIPLMTDEAKKAEAYRELNKIFMEDQPSIPLTYLPEQYYEFSDRVWTNWPTAENPYAPPQLPWIASGTKVLWNLKLAK